The following is a genomic window from Sphingobacterium spiritivorum.
GTTCGTTTCCATCGGTGACCGGCCTTTAACCTGGCGCTTTAACCCCTCAAAACCATGTGCTTCAACCTACTTCCGCCAATTAACGATAATAGAAGGACTAGGAAGATTGAAGCGCAGCATGGCCTCCATCAAAGATAGAGATTCTTCTTGGATTGTTTGGAGCACCGAGATTTTAAAGGACTGCGGATAGACTGCATTACCTCCGCGGGGCTTGAGGCCTTCAATGCCAAACGACTCGAATTGCTTGTACCAACGCCGGACCATATCATAGGATAGAGAATGTTCTTTAGCGATGCTTTTCGCTGAACAATAACCATCAACGATCCGATCGACAAGACTAAGTTTGAATTCCAAACTATGTTTTTTGTTTTTTCTCATAAAAATGCCCCCAGAAAGTGTCTAACTTTTTTGGGGGCATTGCATTTTCAGTGCCCTTTTCTGGTTTTATATAAGCGTTAATAAATTATGATATTCCCATAAATAGGAGCATCCGCTCATAGAATTAATCAGACATATATTATTCATATCAAACTATCTACATTTACTTTCAATGATAATTTTTAAGAAATGTATTAAGATCTTATATTTGATCCATGAGAATTTTCAATTGGTCTGATTTAAAGAAAATCAGTTTTATATATCCACTAATAATCATCTTGCTTACAAGTATTTCCTCCTGTAAAAAAGACAAAGAAGAAGATGAAAATGTTTCTCCGAAAACAGGATCGAGATCTGAACTGACTATAGATTCATTATATCTTTATGCAAAAGAAATTTACCTTTGGAACGATGCACTCCCTAGTTATGGCTCTTTCTCACCGAGAGAGAAATATGCACACATTACACCTGAGATAAATGCATTAAATAAGGAATTATTCGATATATCACAGCTAAAGATTAACGAAAACACCAAATTACCTTTTGAATATTTACACAGTGGAGCTCCTCGATATAGTTATCTGGAACCCAGTTTTAATCAAAATATTAAAGCTGAGACGAAAACAAGTTCTAATACAAAAAATAATGATATTACAGTTTCTTACAGCAATGATTTAGTATATTTTGCAATATCATCTTTTCCAAAGTTGGATGTACTAAAGGCGGATCTAGACGATTTATTTACTGATATCGCTAAACAACAGCCTTAGACAATTATCCTTGATTTACGCTACAATAAAGGGGGGTATATCGAAACAACAGAATATCTAGCCAACCTTATAGCGCCAAGCAGATTAAATGGCAAAATAATGTATACCGAACAGTTTAACAACTTACTAATTAGCGGACATGCCAAGATCTTGAAGCACCAACCCTATCTAGATCATAATGGTAATTATGTGAAGATAAATGGAAGACAAGCAACAATGGCTGACGTTGATTTCAGTGAAAAGGGAAATACTTATCAATTTAGTAAAAAAGGAAAATTAGAAAGTATTAAAAATATCTATTTCATAACATCCCAATCAACCGCATCAGCAAGTGAACTATTAATAAGCCTATTTAAACCTTATTTCAATGTAAAAACAGTAGGACAGAAAACTTTCTGAAAACCGGTAGGTTTTTTCCCCATTGATATTGATAGATATTCGCTATATCTAAGCAGTTTTCTATTAAAAAATGCACATGGTTGGTTTGGCTATTTTGATGGGATTGAACCAATATTACTGTTGATCTTCCAATTAGCCCTGTCCTTGGTGATCCAGATGAAGCCGGTTTTAAAAATATACTGCTCGATATCGAAGCCAACTGGGAACGTACATCAATAACAAAAGGTACACTACCAAAAACAAAAAAAATTAAAATAGAAACAAATGAACACCCAAAAGAAATACTTTCTATTGAAAACAGATTTAAATTAAAGTAACACTTACACAACCACTTAGAAGTACTCAAAACCCCACTTATAAGAAAACAATAATAAGCTAATAATAAAATCAGAACAAAAGAAATAATATACAAACATTTATTTTAAAATAAATTAAAATAAAACAATCAATAATATTGATATATAAATATTATTACGTTAATTTGCATCAAAATAACGTAATAATGAAAAAAATTAATTTAATCTACACGTTGATAGCCTCAACGCTGCTTCTTACTAACTGTAAGAAAAACGAAATCACGCAAGAAAAACTACCAAACAACAATTTGGAAAAACAAGCTTCTTCCATGGATAATAAATTAGATTTATTAGGCTATGGTTATGACGCTACTGGAAGGTATGCAAATATTGAATCCTCCAGATTACAAGTAATCGATGCTGAAAAATTCTATAATTTAGATCGAAGCCATGTAGGGATAATTGCAGGTGTAGAGGATTTTTTTGAGTATAAATTTGCTAATAATGCCAGAGAATATTCTGACTCCTTAAGTGTGAAAGCTACAGGGGGATTTAGTGCTTTCGGTTTATTTAAAGCAGAAATTAACACCTCTTTCGGTAATAGTGAAGCATTTAAAGGAAGCTATTCTTTAGCGAATGCAACAAAATATATAGTTCAAAAAAGACTCAATTTTAGCACGTCGATTCAAAACCTTAGGGACAATTATCTAAGCGCTTCTTTTGTTAATGACCTCAATCGCCTATCCGCTCAAGAAATCGTTTCTTACTACGGAACCCATGTTTGTACAAATATAGTTTTGGGAGCAAAGTTTTCATTTTCCTATCGTACGGAAACAAGTAGCTCAAAAAAAAGAGAATCATTAGCAGCTGGCTTAGCTGTTAACGGTCTCGCTAAAGTATGGTCTGCTACAGCTGATTTTACATATAATGCTTCGGATGCAAAAGCTAACTACAATCAACAAGTTAATTATCGTTCCGTAGGGGGGGATGGAACACAAGGCTTAATAGGCGAAATTTCATTGGATTATTCAACTCCAACAAAAATTTCCATTAACCAATGGCAAAGCACCTGTAAACCTCAAAACGCTATCTTAATTGATTTTGGAAACGGAGGACTCGTTCCTTTATATGAATTCGTAAGCAATCCAACTAAAAAAGCACAGATAAAAACATATATAGAACAATATTTAGCGGCAAATAGAACCGAAATATCCTTAAATAAAATCCCTATTTACCGCTACTATAGCGCAAACATGGTAGACCATATATATGATCCACAACCTAATGTTATTTCTTATGACAATACTTGGGTAAAAGAAAAAATTGCATTTTATGGCTATAATTACCCAGCTCCAAACACTGTCGCCGTTTACAAATATTTTATACCTAGTATGAATGACCACGTATATTATACTGATCCTTATATTCAATACAGAGATAGCAACGTCAAAAACGAAGGTATTATCTTCTATGTCCCCACTCAAAACCTTCCAGGAACAAAACCAGTATACAAATATTATAGTGATTCAATGAAGGATCATATCTTCGAATTGGATCCCAATATTAATCAGGTTGATAAAACTTGGATAAGAGAAGACATCGTATTCAATGCATTTCCAGCACCTTAAACTCGAATAGCTATTAATCTCCTTCGTTTATAGAAAGAAAATAATTTGCTTCCCCCCCCCTTATGGGAAGCAAATTATTTGTAAATTTCTGAGTTCACAATTTTTAGGTTTTGTTAATATACTTATCTTTATTTCTAAAGTATATATCATGACCACCTTTGCTGAAAAAGTAATCGCATTTAACAAACAACTTCAATATCAGGGAAATCTTCCTTCCGATTTTAATGTCATCAGCCCCTACCTCGACAACCCTGAGACGCTGATCGTTATGCAGCAATTTTACAATAAATACTATAACGACAATAGGAAACGTAAATTTATCATTGGCATCAATCCAAGTAGACATGGCGCTGGTGTGACGGGCGTGCCTTTTACCGATACCAAACGGTTATACAGTGCCTGCGATATAAAAATGCAATCTGCCCATACGCATGAAATCTCCTCCGTCTTTATGTATGACATGATCCAGGCTTATGGTGGTCCCGAACTCTTCTACAAACAATTTTACATTAATTCCCCTTTCCCACTCGCTATCGTTCGGGAGGTCAAAGCCAACAGCTGGATCAATGCAAACTATTACGACGATAAACAGCTCTTCGACATGGTAAAGCCATTTATGGTCAAATCGCTGAAACAGCATATTTCAACGGGACTCGAAACTGAGGAAGTATTTGTCCTGGGAAAAAAGAATGCCTCTTTTTTGACCAAAATCAATAAAGAGGAAAAACTATTTGGGGGCATTGCATTCAGGGCCCTTTTTCATATCCTTAGCGTACAATTCAGCTCTGTTTAATCTAATCTATTATCAAAAAAACGGATTCAACAGATCCGCAAGGCCGGATATTCCTGCTCCCGCAATACAAAACCATGAAATCCAGTCCGTAAATTCATTCCTCTTATGTTTCAGATACAACAGGTGAAACCCGGTATGTACCATCAGAAAAACATTAAATCCGTTCATAAATGTTTCTGAAGTCGGGAAATCATGTAATTGTCTGTAAATAAACAGGAATATGGGAATATGAGCAAACATAAAGATCCTGTATCCCCACTGATCATCCAGAAAGGAAAGTACCGGAAAAATTCGCCACTCTTTGCAGCGTATTGCATCCATCTCATGTATGGTAAACAGGGAAAGCCCTGTATAAAAGAAAATATGTTCAGACATCAGGGTTGATGAAGATAACTATACATGATTAATTTTGTCCATTGTGCA
Proteins encoded in this region:
- a CDS encoding helix-turn-helix domain-containing protein, whose protein sequence is MRKNKKHSLEFKLSLVDRIVDGYCSAKSIAKEHSLSYDMVRRWYKQFESFGIEGLKPRGGNAVYPQSFKISVLQTIQEESLSLMEAMLRFNLPSPSIIVNWRK
- a CDS encoding S41 family peptidase, yielding METTEYLANLIAPSRLNGKIMYTEQFNNLLISGHAKILKHQPYLDHNGNYVKINGRQATMADVDFSEKGNTYQFSKKGKLESIKNIYFITSQSTASASELLISLFKPYFNVKTVGQKTF
- a CDS encoding MAC/perforin domain-containing protein: MKKINLIYTLIASTLLLTNCKKNEITQEKLPNNNLEKQASSMDNKLDLLGYGYDATGRYANIESSRLQVIDAEKFYNLDRSHVGIIAGVEDFFEYKFANNAREYSDSLSVKATGGFSAFGLFKAEINTSFGNSEAFKGSYSLANATKYIVQKRLNFSTSIQNLRDNYLSASFVNDLNRLSAQEIVSYYGTHVCTNIVLGAKFSFSYRTETSSSKKRESLAAGLAVNGLAKVWSATADFTYNASDAKANYNQQVNYRSVGGDGTQGLIGEISLDYSTPTKISINQWQSTCKPQNAILIDFGNGGLVPLYEFVSNPTKKAQIKTYIEQYLAANRTEISLNKIPIYRYYSANMVDHIYDPQPNVISYDNTWVKEKIAFYGYNYPAPNTVAVYKYFIPSMNDHVYYTDPYIQYRDSNVKNEGIIFYVPTQNLPGTKPVYKYYSDSMKDHIFELDPNINQVDKTWIREDIVFNAFPAP
- a CDS encoding uracil-DNA glycosylase family protein — translated: MTTFAEKVIAFNKQLQYQGNLPSDFNVISPYLDNPETLIVMQQFYNKYYNDNRKRKFIIGINPSRHGAGVTGVPFTDTKRLYSACDIKMQSAHTHEISSVFMYDMIQAYGGPELFYKQFYINSPFPLAIVREVKANSWINANYYDDKQLFDMVKPFMVKSLKQHISTGLETEEVFVLGKKNASFLTKINKEEKLFGGIAFRALFHILSVQFSSV
- a CDS encoding DUF6713 family protein; this translates as MSEHIFFYTGLSLFTIHEMDAIRCKEWRIFPVLSFLDDQWGYRIFMFAHIPIFLFIYRQLHDFPTSETFMNGFNVFLMVHTGFHLLYLKHKRNEFTDWISWFCIAGAGISGLADLLNPFF